In Deinococcus sedimenti, a single genomic region encodes these proteins:
- a CDS encoding M56/M15 family metallopeptidase encodes MTEWLLTYLLHSTATLGPLLLLLRFAPPPAAWRDASLRVALLAPILTALLTSTPAVSGRAEPPTPPLVTTADRTASSPAAHPPPHAPVASPTEPRTPLLMPAPATPLTPWAWAALCSGVIWAALQYGLAWRHLPRRREPVRDPAIVTLLRDLPGSHRVTLCWAAVPGPCALGDRTILLPRPIQDWLPPPQLRAALAHECAHLRRHDPAWTAALGFVATALWVQPLNRLVFRAWRQAAEEQADAWAAHHTGRRVLADALLRVARHAPSAPAPLLTPAAARPGHLTTRVTALLSPPEVSMTRRLNWFLGTLTISLLATLPPVAVAQPVPLGTVVIDAGHGGTDAGVRGFVTEKDVTLLLARQLRDDLTRLGVRVIMTRQEDQTLSLQDRQRRTTPAAQLLLSLHLDASADASQRGARVYVAPTSAPQGRASADLAQALLTALSGVNGDRVSGPQPGTYSVLVNSPVPAALLSVGHATNRQDARQLSDPAYRQQLSRALAQAVRRSLNP; translated from the coding sequence ATGACTGAGTGGCTGCTGACGTACCTGCTGCACAGCACAGCCACACTCGGCCCCCTGCTCCTCCTGCTGCGGTTCGCTCCGCCGCCCGCCGCGTGGCGCGACGCCTCGCTCAGGGTGGCGCTGCTCGCGCCGATCCTGACGGCCCTGCTCACCAGCACCCCTGCGGTCAGTGGGCGCGCCGAGCCGCCCACGCCGCCCCTCGTGACGACCGCCGACCGGACGGCGTCCAGTCCGGCGGCGCACCCTCCGCCGCACGCGCCAGTCGCGTCGCCCACGGAACCCCGCACGCCGCTCCTGATGCCCGCCCCGGCCACCCCCCTCACGCCGTGGGCATGGGCGGCGCTGTGCTCCGGGGTCATCTGGGCTGCCCTGCAGTACGGCCTCGCGTGGCGGCACCTGCCACGTCGGCGCGAACCAGTGCGCGACCCGGCCATCGTGACCCTGCTGCGCGACCTGCCGGGCAGTCACCGCGTGACGCTCTGCTGGGCGGCGGTGCCCGGCCCCTGCGCGCTGGGCGACCGCACGATCCTGCTGCCCAGGCCGATTCAGGACTGGCTGCCCCCACCTCAGCTGCGCGCCGCACTGGCCCACGAGTGCGCGCACCTGCGTCGTCACGACCCGGCCTGGACGGCCGCTCTGGGCTTCGTGGCCACTGCCCTGTGGGTTCAGCCCCTGAACCGGCTGGTGTTCCGGGCGTGGCGGCAGGCCGCCGAGGAACAGGCCGACGCCTGGGCGGCCCACCACACCGGACGCCGCGTCCTCGCGGACGCCCTGCTGCGGGTGGCGCGGCACGCTCCGTCCGCACCCGCGCCGCTGCTGACGCCCGCCGCGGCCCGCCCGGGTCACCTGACCACCCGCGTCACGGCCCTGCTCTCTCCCCCGGAGGTTTCCATGACCCGACGACTGAACTGGTTTCTCGGCACCCTGACCATCTCCCTGCTCGCCACGCTGCCGCCGGTGGCCGTGGCGCAACCCGTGCCCCTGGGAACCGTGGTGATCGACGCGGGCCACGGCGGCACGGACGCCGGCGTGAGGGGATTCGTCACCGAGAAGGACGTCACCCTGCTGCTCGCCCGGCAACTCCGTGACGACCTGACTCGACTGGGCGTCCGGGTGATCATGACCCGCCAGGAGGATCAGACCCTCAGCCTGCAAGACCGCCAGCGCCGCACTACCCCGGCGGCCCAGCTGCTGCTCTCCCTGCACCTGGACGCCTCTGCCGACGCCTCGCAGCGCGGCGCGCGTGTCTACGTCGCGCCGACCAGCGCGCCGCAGGGTCGCGCGTCTGCCGACCTCGCGCAGGCACTCCTGACCGCCCTGAGCGGCGTGAACGGCGACCGGGTCAGCGGACCGCAGCCGGGAACTTACTCCGTACTCGTGAACTCACCGGTGCCCGCGGCCCTCCTGAGCGTCGGCCACGCCACGAACCGCCAGGACGCCCGGCAACTGAGCGACCCGGCGTACCGGCAGCAGCTGAGCCGCGCCCTGGCGCAGGCGGTGCGGCGCAGTCTGAACCCCTGA
- a CDS encoding S49 family peptidase, which translates to MNLKLPFLKTDDALPGGVTRPTWVVLDLSGPYPERQPTNPVAGLLSRTETLEALAARVEKLRGAAWLHGVLVRFGEFTASPATAHAIRGLLADLQREKRVVAYLPQLNMLSLIAASGAGELVSPESAEVNVSGFGIESTFLGEFLKKRGIEFENLRVREYKAALTRFSEERMDDHNREQLQAYLSGLEGAWVRDLAAARGVPEDVAAGWLAADLTSAQAALEAGLITKVAYEDELIGPASRPFAAVADLLLPARPGKAAKAGRVAVVPLVGAIITGKSRSNPVPLPLLGGPMAGSDTVVAALRRAKGDKTTKAIVLYVNSGGGSALASDLIWREVATSEKPVVVVMGEYAASGGYYVATHAKKIVASPYTLTGSIGVVSGKPVLTEFNRRHGLNPERVGRDRALMYSAARPYSDDEREHVEKGILEVYDRFTTRVAEGRTLSKERVNELGRGRIWSGQDALDRGLVDELGDLRTGLARARELAGLPSDAPAWNVTPKNHGPLPEFAQEAARAARVTVWPFGGERVLTWFDQDVKVR; encoded by the coding sequence ATGAACCTGAAACTGCCGTTCCTGAAGACCGATGACGCGCTGCCCGGTGGCGTGACCCGCCCGACGTGGGTGGTGCTGGACCTGAGTGGCCCCTACCCGGAGCGTCAGCCGACGAATCCCGTGGCGGGGCTGCTGAGCCGCACTGAGACGCTGGAGGCCCTGGCGGCGCGCGTCGAGAAGCTGCGGGGCGCGGCGTGGTTGCATGGGGTGCTGGTGCGGTTCGGGGAGTTCACTGCGTCTCCCGCGACGGCGCACGCGATCCGCGGGCTGCTGGCCGACCTGCAGCGGGAGAAGCGGGTGGTGGCGTACCTGCCGCAGCTGAACATGCTGTCCCTGATCGCGGCGAGCGGCGCGGGGGAACTGGTGTCGCCGGAGTCCGCCGAGGTGAACGTCAGCGGTTTCGGGATCGAGAGCACGTTCCTGGGTGAGTTCCTGAAGAAGCGCGGGATCGAGTTCGAGAACCTGCGTGTCCGCGAGTACAAGGCCGCCCTGACGCGCTTTTCCGAGGAGCGGATGGACGACCACAACCGCGAGCAGTTGCAGGCGTACCTGTCGGGCCTGGAGGGCGCGTGGGTGCGGGACCTCGCGGCGGCGCGCGGCGTCCCGGAGGACGTCGCGGCCGGGTGGCTCGCGGCGGACCTGACGAGCGCGCAGGCGGCGCTGGAGGCGGGCCTGATCACGAAGGTCGCGTACGAGGACGAACTGATCGGCCCGGCCAGCCGTCCGTTCGCGGCGGTCGCGGACCTGCTGCTGCCCGCGCGGCCCGGGAAGGCGGCGAAGGCGGGGCGGGTGGCGGTCGTGCCGCTCGTCGGGGCGATCATCACCGGCAAGAGCCGCAGCAACCCCGTGCCGCTGCCGCTGCTGGGCGGCCCGATGGCCGGGTCGGACACGGTCGTGGCGGCGCTGCGCCGCGCCAAGGGGGACAAGACCACGAAGGCGATCGTGCTGTACGTGAACAGCGGGGGCGGCAGCGCCCTGGCCAGTGACCTGATCTGGCGCGAGGTCGCCACCAGTGAGAAGCCGGTCGTGGTCGTGATGGGCGAGTACGCCGCGTCCGGCGGGTACTACGTCGCCACGCACGCGAAGAAGATCGTCGCCTCGCCCTACACGCTGACCGGGAGCATCGGCGTGGTGAGCGGCAAGCCCGTCCTGACGGAATTCAACCGCCGTCACGGCCTGAATCCCGAACGGGTGGGCCGCGACCGCGCGCTGATGTACTCGGCGGCCCGCCCCTACAGCGACGACGAGCGTGAACACGTCGAGAAGGGCATCCTGGAGGTGTACGACCGCTTCACGACCCGCGTCGCCGAGGGCCGCACCCTCAGCAAGGAGCGCGTGAACGAACTGGGCCGCGGCCGCATCTGGAGCGGACAGGACGCCCTGGACCGCGGGCTGGTGGACGAACTGGGCGACCTCCGCACCGGCCTGGCGCGCGCGCGGGAACTCGCGGGCCTCCCCAGTGACGCGCCCGCGTGGAACGTCACGCCGAAAAACCACGGTCCCCTCCCGGAATTCGCGCAGGAGGCCGCGCGGGCCGCCCGCGTGACCGTCTGGCCGTTCGGCGGTGAACGCGTGCTGACGTGGTTCGATCAGGACGTCAAAGTGCGCTGA
- a CDS encoding ABC transporter substrate-binding protein, which translates to MRTRLTLTATLALAALGSAHAVTTLTVFMGSQQRPEIFQPIFDRFERQNPNVKIKIETGGATSEAQNQYLTTVLAAKDNTLDLFLIDVVRTATFAAAGWAEPLDAYLPSKDTYLKAFLPGPVAAASVSGKLYAMPAFTDSQFLYYRKDLLEKYKAKVPKTWEELAATAARIQKAEGGTLQGFNFQGAPIEGTVCNFLEMTWTGGGSVNDVTSPAAKQGLGFLVNAVKTKLAPAASAEMKTDDSRQQFQAGNVLFGLNWSYAWAHFQGNSPQPTKVKGDVGVAALPAFGKNASATCTGGWEWGLNAYSRNKATAVKLLQFMSSNDVQREMAVKGAYLPVRKSLYNDKAVLAANPHFKSLYPIVTKARPRPVTPAYPRVSEIIRNNVSAAIAGSKSVDAALNDMKRDLEPLLK; encoded by the coding sequence ATGCGTACTCGACTCACCCTGACCGCCACCCTGGCCCTCGCCGCACTCGGCAGCGCCCACGCCGTCACCACCCTGACCGTCTTCATGGGCAGCCAGCAGCGCCCCGAGATCTTCCAGCCCATCTTCGACCGCTTCGAGAGACAGAACCCCAACGTCAAGATCAAGATCGAGACCGGCGGCGCCACCAGCGAAGCGCAGAACCAGTACCTGACCACCGTGCTCGCCGCCAAGGACAACACCCTCGACCTCTTCCTGATCGACGTGGTCCGCACCGCCACCTTTGCCGCCGCCGGCTGGGCCGAACCGCTCGACGCGTACCTGCCCAGCAAGGACACGTACCTGAAAGCCTTCCTGCCCGGCCCGGTCGCCGCCGCCAGCGTCAGCGGCAAGCTGTACGCCATGCCCGCCTTCACCGACTCGCAGTTCCTGTACTACCGCAAGGACCTGCTGGAGAAGTACAAGGCCAAGGTCCCCAAAACCTGGGAGGAACTCGCCGCGACCGCCGCGCGCATCCAGAAGGCCGAAGGCGGCACCCTGCAGGGCTTCAACTTCCAGGGCGCGCCCATTGAGGGCACCGTGTGCAACTTCCTGGAGATGACCTGGACCGGCGGCGGCAGCGTCAATGACGTCACCAGCCCCGCCGCGAAGCAGGGTCTGGGCTTCCTCGTGAACGCCGTGAAGACCAAACTGGCCCCCGCCGCCAGCGCCGAGATGAAAACCGACGACTCCCGCCAGCAGTTCCAGGCCGGGAACGTCCTGTTCGGCCTGAACTGGAGTTACGCCTGGGCGCACTTCCAGGGCAACAGCCCCCAGCCCACCAAGGTCAAGGGCGACGTGGGCGTCGCCGCCCTGCCCGCCTTCGGCAAGAACGCCAGCGCCACCTGCACCGGCGGCTGGGAATGGGGCCTGAACGCCTACAGCCGCAACAAGGCCACGGCCGTGAAACTCCTGCAGTTCATGTCCAGCAACGACGTGCAGCGCGAGATGGCCGTCAAGGGCGCGTACCTGCCCGTCCGCAAGAGCCTGTACAACGACAAGGCCGTGCTGGCCGCCAACCCGCACTTCAAGTCCCTGTACCCCATCGTCACGAAGGCCCGCCCGCGCCCCGTCACGCCCGCCTACCCGCGCGTCAGCGAGATCATCCGCAACAACGTCTCCGCCGCCATCGCAGGCAGCAAGAGCGTGGACGCCGCGCTGAACGACATGAAGCGTGACCTGGAACCCCTGCTGAAGTGA
- a CDS encoding M3 family oligoendopeptidase produces the protein MPRWRTDDLYASLTDPQLDQDLSALGEDVQALEALFDTHGVRADSPVTPNGVDAVLGELNAVLTRAGRVRAFVYAFVTTDSRDEAAQARMAALTTLTLPLGPLGSRLTAWLGGLDDAALTHLLENSEVARAHEHRLRRAAELARYQMTPPEEDLAARLHPASGGGWGKLHGNVSSTLTGEYRGQTLPVTALRALASDPDAQVREDAYHAEIAAWKTQETVFTACMNGVKGEAGTLATRRGFTDVVAPSLLSNGIDRETLDAMQAAVVRSLPDFRRYFRAKARHLGKTQLDWWDLFAPVGTSDTHWDYAAGEAFVERQFRAYSPALGDFAARAFRERWIDAGPRDGKRSGAFCMKWSGADSRILMNHDPSLDSVSTLAHELGHAYHNVQLAPLDPLQQETPMTLAETASIFCETIIQNAALATAQGAEHLYVLETQLMGHAQVVVDIHSRFLFEKAVFERRAGGDLNPSDLNTLMVQAQRDTYGDALNTPHPYMWAVKPHYYGRSFYNYPYTFGLLFGLGLYAQYEQARAQGQEADFQARYDALLAATGQATPLDLAARFGIDLHAPDFWEGSLNVIRRQIDAYEATTQA, from the coding sequence ATGCCGCGCTGGCGCACCGACGACCTGTACGCCAGCCTGACCGACCCGCAACTGGACCAGGACCTGAGCGCCTTGGGCGAGGACGTGCAGGCCCTGGAAGCCCTGTTCGACACGCACGGCGTCCGCGCCGACTCGCCCGTCACGCCCAACGGCGTGGACGCGGTGCTGGGCGAACTGAACGCCGTCCTGACCCGCGCGGGCCGCGTGCGCGCCTTCGTGTACGCCTTCGTCACCACCGACAGCCGCGACGAGGCGGCGCAGGCCCGCATGGCCGCCCTGACCACCCTGACCCTGCCCCTCGGTCCGCTGGGTTCACGCCTGACCGCGTGGCTGGGCGGCCTAGACGACGCGGCCCTGACGCACCTGCTGGAAAACAGCGAGGTCGCCCGCGCGCACGAGCACCGCCTGCGCCGCGCCGCCGAACTCGCCCGCTACCAGATGACCCCGCCCGAGGAGGACCTCGCCGCGCGGCTGCACCCCGCCAGCGGCGGCGGCTGGGGCAAACTGCACGGCAACGTCTCCAGCACCCTGACCGGCGAGTACCGCGGCCAGACCCTGCCCGTCACGGCCCTGCGCGCCCTCGCCAGCGACCCCGACGCGCAGGTGCGCGAGGACGCCTACCACGCCGAGATCGCCGCCTGGAAGACCCAGGAGACCGTGTTCACCGCCTGCATGAACGGCGTCAAGGGCGAGGCGGGCACCCTCGCTACCCGGCGCGGCTTCACGGACGTCGTCGCGCCCAGCCTCCTGAGCAACGGCATCGACCGCGAGACGCTGGACGCCATGCAGGCCGCCGTCGTCCGCTCCCTGCCGGACTTCCGCCGGTACTTCCGCGCCAAGGCCCGCCACCTCGGCAAGACGCAACTGGACTGGTGGGACCTGTTCGCCCCAGTCGGCACCAGCGACACCCACTGGGACTACGCCGCCGGGGAGGCCTTCGTGGAACGCCAGTTCCGCGCGTACAGCCCCGCCCTGGGCGACTTCGCCGCCCGCGCGTTCCGGGAACGCTGGATCGACGCCGGACCCCGCGACGGCAAACGCAGCGGCGCGTTCTGCATGAAATGGTCCGGAGCCGACAGCCGCATCCTGATGAACCACGACCCCAGCCTCGACTCGGTCAGCACCCTGGCGCACGAACTGGGGCACGCGTACCACAACGTGCAACTCGCCCCGCTGGACCCCCTCCAGCAGGAGACGCCCATGACCCTCGCGGAAACCGCCAGCATCTTCTGCGAGACCATCATCCAGAACGCCGCCCTGGCCACCGCGCAGGGCGCCGAACACCTGTACGTCCTCGAAACGCAGCTGATGGGTCACGCGCAGGTCGTTGTGGACATCCACAGCCGCTTCCTGTTCGAGAAGGCCGTCTTCGAGCGCCGCGCGGGCGGCGACCTGAACCCCAGCGACCTGAACACCCTGATGGTCCAGGCGCAACGCGACACGTACGGCGACGCCCTGAACACCCCCCACCCCTACATGTGGGCCGTCAAACCCCACTACTATGGCCGCAGCTTCTACAACTACCCCTACACCTTCGGGCTGCTGTTCGGCCTGGGCCTGTACGCCCAGTACGAACAGGCCCGAGCCCAGGGGCAGGAGGCGGACTTCCAGGCCCGCTACGACGCGCTGCTGGCGGCCACCGGGCAGGCCACCCCGCTGGACCTCGCCGCGCGCTTCGGCATCGACCTGCACGCCCCGGACTTCTGGGAAGGCAGCCTGAACGTCATCCGCCGACAGATCGACGCGTACGAAGCCACGACGCAGGCGTAA
- a CDS encoding carbohydrate ABC transporter permease, with amino-acid sequence MTPPLNSPSRRVRREPGEGLLAFFLLLPAATLLLGVLLFPMLTTFRDSLYLNKLTEPWLTGFVGVKQYAQMLGDARFGAALRNTLFFGVLTVGGSFLVGVPMALAAHLPSRARDVARVALLLPWAMPPVITGLIFAWLFNAQYGVFNDLLVRAGFIQEPLRWLSTPGLSVLAMVLTIVWKTSSFVALIVLGGLQGIPKEMIEAAQVDGATPTQTFFRVILPLLAPSLAVAFIFRTISAVQVFDIPYTFIQQAPAQGLLETLGVYIYRTGIEFLDFGYAAALSVALFALSLAVTAVYVRFVRDGGNS; translated from the coding sequence ATGACTCCACCCCTGAATTCCCCTTCCCGCCGGGTTCGCCGTGAACCCGGCGAGGGCCTGCTGGCCTTCTTCCTGCTGCTGCCGGCGGCGACGCTGCTGCTGGGCGTGCTGCTGTTCCCGATGCTGACCACCTTCCGCGACAGCCTGTACCTGAACAAGCTGACCGAACCGTGGCTCACGGGCTTCGTGGGTGTCAAGCAGTACGCGCAGATGCTCGGCGACGCCCGCTTCGGCGCGGCGCTGCGCAACACGCTGTTCTTCGGCGTGCTGACGGTCGGCGGGTCGTTCCTGGTGGGCGTCCCCATGGCGCTCGCCGCGCACCTGCCCAGCCGCGCGCGGGACGTGGCCCGCGTGGCCCTGCTGCTGCCGTGGGCGATGCCACCGGTCATTACGGGCCTGATCTTCGCGTGGCTGTTCAACGCGCAGTACGGGGTGTTCAACGACCTGCTGGTCCGCGCGGGCTTCATTCAGGAGCCGCTGCGCTGGCTCAGCACGCCCGGCCTGAGCGTCCTGGCGATGGTCCTCACCATCGTCTGGAAGACGAGTTCCTTCGTCGCGCTGATCGTCCTGGGCGGCCTCCAGGGCATCCCGAAGGAGATGATCGAGGCGGCGCAGGTGGACGGCGCGACCCCCACCCAGACGTTCTTCCGGGTGATCCTGCCGCTGCTGGCCCCCAGCCTCGCCGTGGCGTTCATCTTCCGCACCATCAGCGCCGTGCAGGTCTTCGACATTCCCTACACGTTCATCCAGCAGGCGCCCGCGCAGGGCCTGCTGGAGACGCTCGGCGTGTACATCTACCGCACGGGCATCGAATTCCTGGACTTCGGGTACGCCGCCGCGCTCAGCGTGGCGCTGTTCGCGCTGAGTCTCGCCGTGACCGCCGTGTACGTCCGCTTCGTGCGGGACGGAGGCAACTCGTGA
- the rbfA gene encoding 30S ribosome-binding factor RbfA, with translation MKPEQIQSQLTRVISDAIGGLRDPRVPMIVTVERVTVTADYSLARVYVSAMTGDMEELLDALRGARGYLQRQVADQVKLRRTPVLEFHDASDRPPL, from the coding sequence GTGAAACCCGAACAGATCCAGTCGCAGTTGACCCGCGTGATCAGCGACGCCATCGGTGGCCTGCGCGACCCGCGCGTGCCCATGATCGTCACCGTCGAGCGCGTGACCGTCACCGCCGACTACTCCCTGGCGCGCGTGTACGTGAGCGCCATGACCGGCGACATGGAGGAACTTCTGGACGCCCTGCGCGGCGCGCGCGGGTACCTGCAGCGGCAGGTGGCGGATCAGGTGAAGCTGCGCCGCACGCCCGTGCTGGAATTCCACGACGCCAGCGACCGTCCCCCCCTGTGA
- a CDS encoding LLM class flavin-dependent oxidoreductase — translation MTEPSQSEFLWFLQLSRDGEFIGTKEKPPRKPTLAYLQSLISTAGEAGFEALLTATNYHSEHENYTAAVAALARSAPTDPALLIAVRPGMFHPAMYAKMLATLQNLFPGRVRVNIVTGSSPAENAMYGDREDHGRRYERTREFMQILRQLWTAPPPQSFSSDLYSFENAVLDPAPVQPIPLYFGGASPVAQGIAADLADVYLMWGEREDMLAERLAQMRALEAKTGRPLRYGLRTHVIVRETEAEAREAAERLISRVDPEVRAAFVASHAHVDGVGQKRQIDMIRDLDGDLMVEPGLWAGVGMARSGVGVAIVGDPQQVAAKIRRYEDMGFSSFIFSGYPHLEEARRFGELVMPLLKGTAREERAIHTDKVAPVA, via the coding sequence ATGACCGAACCGTCCCAGTCCGAATTCCTGTGGTTTCTTCAGCTGTCGCGTGACGGCGAGTTCATCGGGACAAAGGAGAAACCGCCGCGTAAGCCGACCCTGGCGTACCTGCAGTCGCTGATCAGCACGGCGGGCGAGGCGGGGTTCGAGGCGCTGCTGACCGCCACGAACTATCACAGTGAGCACGAGAACTACACGGCGGCGGTGGCGGCCCTGGCGCGCAGCGCGCCGACCGATCCGGCGCTGCTGATCGCGGTGCGGCCGGGGATGTTCCACCCGGCGATGTACGCGAAGATGCTCGCGACGCTGCAGAACCTGTTCCCTGGGCGGGTGCGGGTGAACATCGTGACCGGCAGCAGCCCCGCCGAGAACGCCATGTACGGCGACCGCGAGGATCACGGCAGGCGCTACGAGCGGACGCGGGAGTTCATGCAGATCCTGCGGCAGCTGTGGACGGCGCCGCCGCCGCAGTCGTTCAGCAGCGACCTGTACTCGTTCGAGAACGCGGTGCTGGACCCGGCGCCCGTGCAGCCGATCCCGCTGTACTTCGGCGGGGCGTCCCCGGTGGCGCAGGGGATCGCGGCGGACCTGGCGGACGTGTACCTGATGTGGGGCGAGCGGGAGGACATGCTCGCCGAGCGGCTGGCGCAGATGCGGGCGCTGGAGGCGAAGACGGGCCGCCCGCTGCGCTACGGGCTGCGCACGCACGTGATCGTCCGCGAGACGGAAGCCGAGGCCCGCGAGGCCGCCGAGCGCCTGATCAGCCGCGTGGATCCGGAGGTGCGGGCGGCGTTCGTGGCGAGTCACGCGCACGTGGACGGCGTGGGCCAGAAACGGCAGATCGACATGATCAGGGACCTGGACGGGGACCTGATGGTCGAACCGGGCCTGTGGGCGGGCGTGGGCATGGCCCGCAGCGGCGTGGGCGTCGCCATCGTCGGCGATCCGCAGCAGGTGGCCGCGAAGATCCGCCGGTACGAGGACATGGGTTTCAGCTCGTTCATCTTCAGTGGCTACCCGCACCTGGAGGAAGCGCGCCGTTTCGGGGAACTGGTCATGCCGCTCCTGAAGGGCACCGCGCGGGAGGAACGCGCGATTCATACGGACAAGGTCGCGCCGGTCGCCTGA
- a CDS encoding BlaI/MecI/CopY family transcriptional regulator: MARPPHPGPTERELTLLKLLWEHGPSTVRQLHQLIHLRPRPAYTSVQSNLQGMLDKGYVHSRTDQHAHVYAATVTRDEVERRAVSDLIRRVFDGSALRLFTAALHDEQTTPAELERLQALLDESRDD, from the coding sequence ATGGCACGACCACCCCACCCAGGCCCCACAGAACGCGAACTCACCCTGCTGAAACTGCTCTGGGAACATGGCCCCAGCACAGTGCGGCAACTGCACCAGCTCATCCACCTGCGGCCCAGGCCCGCGTACACGTCGGTTCAGAGCAACCTCCAGGGCATGCTCGACAAGGGGTACGTTCACAGTCGGACCGACCAGCACGCTCACGTCTACGCCGCCACCGTCACCCGGGACGAGGTGGAACGCCGCGCCGTCAGCGACCTGATCCGCCGCGTCTTCGACGGGTCGGCGCTGCGGCTCTTCACGGCAGCCCTGCATGACGAGCAGACCACACCGGCAGAACTGGAGCGCCTCCAGGCCCTGCTGGACGAGTCCCGTGATGACTGA
- a CDS encoding carbohydrate ABC transporter permease, with translation MSRDTSPQRLTPAQRAGRSAALAALIVGGFFPFIWMVLTSLKSEGELQKFPVQYLPSKLDFSNYARVFSEQPFAQFFLNSLTVSLLSTVLCIAAAVPAAYALARLNLRGRGLLMTAVVTFSMLPVVSLLVPMFRLMRGANLLNTYPALILPYAALSLPIGILTLVAFFSAIPRDLEAAAMVDGTTRVGALTRVVLPLSTPGVVTAALLVFVNSWNEFLLALSFNTKLSMRTVSVGVTLYQGEFAFPWPLIAAAVVVATVPLVLLIAIFQRRFVAGLTAGGVKA, from the coding sequence GTGAGCCGCGACACCAGTCCCCAGCGCCTCACGCCCGCGCAGCGCGCCGGCCGCTCCGCCGCGCTGGCCGCCCTGATCGTCGGCGGGTTCTTCCCATTCATCTGGATGGTCCTGACCAGCCTGAAATCTGAGGGGGAACTCCAGAAGTTCCCGGTGCAGTACCTCCCGTCGAAGCTTGACTTCAGCAACTACGCCCGGGTGTTCAGCGAGCAGCCGTTCGCGCAGTTCTTCCTGAACTCCCTGACTGTCAGCCTCCTGAGCACCGTGCTGTGCATCGCCGCCGCCGTGCCCGCTGCGTACGCCCTGGCCCGATTGAACCTGCGCGGACGCGGGCTGCTCATGACCGCCGTCGTGACGTTCAGCATGCTGCCGGTCGTCAGCCTGCTCGTGCCCATGTTCCGCCTGATGCGCGGCGCGAACCTGTTGAACACCTACCCCGCGCTGATCCTCCCCTACGCCGCTCTGAGCCTCCCCATCGGCATCCTGACGCTCGTGGCGTTCTTCAGCGCCATCCCCCGCGACCTCGAAGCGGCCGCCATGGTGGACGGCACCACCCGCGTCGGTGCACTGACCCGCGTGGTCCTGCCGCTCTCGACACCCGGCGTCGTCACGGCCGCGCTGCTGGTGTTCGTGAACTCCTGGAACGAATTCCTGCTCGCCCTGAGCTTCAACACCAAACTGTCCATGCGCACCGTGTCCGTCGGCGTGACCCTCTACCAGGGCGAATTCGCGTTCCCCTGGCCGCTGATCGCCGCCGCTGTCGTCGTCGCCACCGTTCCCCTCGTGCTGCTGATCGCCATCTTCCAGCGCCGCTTCGTCGCGGGCCTCACCGCCGGCGGCGTGAAGGCATGA
- a CDS encoding phosphate signaling complex PhoU family protein — MLSITLEQLDAVRDANERAEFAGLTARAERLEAETDALERELEDLCLQAFSTPLTEDDLAFNLMVFRSLTNLERVGDYAFNVARDLETIAPRTRSATVQDALPLVRLLTQMLERLSYAFAERDLHAARDVMRLDFEQVDALYEQMQRASLTRLLERPEDTDVALTAGRMARNLERLGDHLVNVAERLEHVILRAS; from the coding sequence ATGCTCAGCATCACCCTCGAACAGCTCGACGCCGTACGCGACGCGAACGAACGCGCCGAATTCGCCGGACTCACCGCCCGCGCCGAACGCCTCGAAGCCGAAACCGACGCGCTGGAACGCGAACTGGAGGACCTGTGCCTCCAGGCCTTCAGCACCCCGCTGACCGAGGACGACCTCGCGTTCAACCTGATGGTGTTCCGCAGCCTGACGAACCTGGAACGCGTCGGCGACTACGCCTTCAACGTCGCCCGCGACCTGGAAACCATCGCGCCCCGCACCCGCAGCGCCACCGTGCAGGACGCCCTGCCCCTCGTGCGCCTCCTGACGCAGATGCTCGAACGGCTCTCGTACGCCTTCGCGGAACGCGACCTGCACGCCGCGCGCGACGTCATGCGCCTCGACTTCGAACAGGTGGACGCGCTGTACGAACAGATGCAGCGCGCCAGCCTCACCCGCCTCCTCGAACGACCCGAGGACACCGACGTCGCCCTGACCGCCGGCCGCATGGCCCGCAACCTCGAACGGCTCGGCGATCACCTCGTGAACGTCGCCGAACGCCTCGAACACGTCATCCTGCGCGCCAGCTGA